From the genome of Nakamurella flavida, one region includes:
- a CDS encoding multifunctional oxoglutarate decarboxylase/oxoglutarate dehydrogenase thiamine pyrophosphate-binding subunit/dihydrolipoyllysine-residue succinyltransferase subunit: MSSATVPEFGPNDWFVEEKYQQFLSDPGSVDEIWRDFFTQTPSSVPSDGDPEPAPQAAAAQSNGHAEPPPPRVTPPVAPEAVRSSPPPPPPPVRSSAAAPAAKPAPAAPAAKSAPAKSAPARETTSSTPAAAKAPARPATTATPNDLAVAQAAKQAKVDSQSVSAAADTSAPLRGAAAMVVKNMTASLELPTATSVRAVPAKLMADNRIVINNFLKRHRGGKISFTHLIGYAIIRALADYPNMNRHYAEVDGKPQVITPAHVNIGLAIDLPGKNGARNLVVVPIKGSEAMSFTQFWSAYEAVVRKARSGTLAAPDYVGTTISLTNPGGIGTVHSVPRLMAGQGTIIGVGAMEYPAEFQGASEQTLADLGISKVMTLTSTYDHRIIQGAESGEFLRKIHGLLLGEEQFYDDVFTSLRLPYEPVRWVKDIDAGRHGSVDKTARVLELIDAYRTRGHLMADTDPLNYRQRRHPDLDVLSHGLTLWDLDREFPVGGFNGAQFMKLRDVLGVLRDSYCRTVGVEYMHIMDPAQRRWIQQRVEVRHDKPELEEQKYILNRLNAAEAFETFLQTKYIGQKRFSLEGGETVIPLLDAALNKAAEYGMDEVVIGMAHRGRLNVLANIVGKPYSQIFREFEGNLDPGQAHGSGDVKYHLGAEGKYTRPFGDGQVSVTLCANPSHLEVVDPVMEGVARAKQDMINLGEEGFTVMPLALHGDAAFAGQGVVAETLNLSLLRGYRTGGTVHVIINNQVGFTTAPEHSRSSEYSTDVAKMIQAPIFHVNGDDPEAATWVARLAVEYRQTFGRDVVIDMVCYRRRGHNEGDDPSMTNPLMYQIIDGKRSVRRIYTEALIGRGDLSPEDAEEALRDYHQQLERVFNEVRELEKAVPGPSPSVEAEQQIPQKVETAIPAATLARIADAAVEFPAGFTAHPRVKQVLERRVEMSRQGGIDWAFGELLALGSIAMDGRLVRMTGQDTRRGTFVQRHAALIDKNTGAEFLPLQHLTDDQGRVLIYDSALTEYAGLGFEYGYSVANREALVLWEAQFGDFVNGAQSIIDEYLSSGEAKWGQQSGVVLLLPHAHEGQGPDHTSGRIERFLQLCAEGSMTVAVPSTPANYFHLLRRHVLDGVHRPMVVFTPKSMLRNKAAVSSVEDFTDGKFQSVINDTTVDPAKVRTVLMTSGKLYWELENYRRTREIDDVAIVRMEQIYPLPKRKLAHVLDSFPDVTDFRWVQEEPANQGCWTFLALALPEVLPRLQGIKRISRRPMAAPSAGSAKVHEVEQAAVIAAAFAR, translated from the coding sequence GTGTCGTCAGCCACGGTGCCGGAGTTCGGTCCGAACGATTGGTTCGTCGAGGAGAAGTACCAGCAATTTCTCTCCGACCCCGGCAGTGTCGACGAGATATGGCGGGACTTCTTCACCCAGACGCCCTCCTCCGTCCCGTCCGACGGGGACCCGGAGCCAGCCCCGCAGGCGGCCGCCGCGCAGTCCAACGGGCACGCCGAGCCGCCGCCCCCGCGGGTGACCCCGCCGGTCGCCCCCGAAGCCGTGCGGTCGAGCCCGCCCCCGCCGCCGCCCCCGGTGCGCAGCTCCGCCGCGGCACCTGCCGCGAAGCCCGCGCCGGCTGCCCCGGCCGCGAAGAGTGCACCGGCCAAGAGCGCTCCGGCCCGGGAGACCACCAGCTCGACACCTGCCGCCGCGAAGGCGCCGGCCCGACCGGCCACCACGGCCACGCCCAACGACCTCGCGGTGGCCCAGGCCGCCAAGCAGGCGAAGGTCGATTCCCAGTCGGTGTCCGCCGCCGCCGACACCTCCGCGCCTCTGCGCGGTGCGGCAGCGATGGTCGTCAAGAACATGACGGCCTCGCTCGAGCTGCCCACGGCGACCTCGGTGCGCGCGGTGCCGGCCAAGCTCATGGCGGACAACCGCATCGTCATCAACAACTTCCTGAAGCGGCACCGCGGCGGGAAGATCTCGTTCACCCACCTCATCGGGTACGCGATCATCCGCGCCCTCGCCGACTACCCGAACATGAACCGGCACTACGCCGAGGTCGACGGCAAGCCGCAGGTCATCACCCCGGCGCACGTCAACATCGGTCTGGCCATCGACCTGCCGGGCAAGAACGGCGCCCGCAACCTCGTCGTCGTGCCCATCAAGGGTTCCGAGGCGATGTCGTTCACCCAGTTCTGGAGTGCCTACGAGGCCGTGGTCCGCAAGGCCCGCTCCGGCACCCTGGCCGCCCCGGACTACGTGGGCACCACGATCTCGCTGACCAACCCCGGCGGTATCGGCACCGTGCACTCGGTCCCGCGGCTGATGGCCGGTCAGGGCACGATCATCGGTGTCGGCGCCATGGAGTACCCGGCCGAGTTCCAGGGGGCGAGCGAGCAGACGCTGGCCGACCTCGGGATCTCCAAGGTCATGACGCTGACGTCCACCTACGACCACCGCATCATCCAGGGCGCGGAGTCCGGCGAGTTCCTCCGCAAGATCCACGGACTGCTGCTCGGCGAGGAGCAGTTCTACGACGACGTCTTCACCTCGCTGCGCCTGCCCTACGAGCCGGTCCGCTGGGTCAAGGACATCGACGCAGGTCGCCACGGCTCGGTCGACAAGACCGCCCGGGTGCTGGAGCTGATCGACGCCTACCGCACCCGCGGCCACCTGATGGCCGACACCGACCCGCTGAACTACCGGCAGCGCCGTCATCCCGACCTGGACGTGCTGAGTCACGGGCTGACCCTGTGGGACCTGGATCGGGAGTTCCCGGTCGGCGGCTTCAACGGCGCCCAGTTCATGAAGCTGCGCGACGTCCTCGGTGTGCTGCGTGACTCCTACTGCCGCACCGTGGGCGTGGAGTACATGCACATCATGGATCCGGCCCAGCGCCGCTGGATCCAGCAGCGCGTCGAGGTCCGCCACGACAAGCCGGAGCTGGAGGAGCAGAAGTACATCCTCAACCGGCTCAACGCCGCCGAGGCCTTCGAGACGTTCCTGCAGACCAAGTACATCGGTCAGAAGCGGTTCTCCCTCGAGGGCGGCGAGACGGTCATCCCGCTGCTGGACGCCGCGCTCAACAAGGCCGCCGAGTACGGCATGGACGAGGTCGTCATCGGCATGGCCCACCGTGGCCGGCTCAACGTGCTCGCCAACATCGTCGGCAAGCCGTACTCCCAGATCTTCCGGGAGTTCGAGGGCAACCTGGACCCCGGTCAGGCCCACGGCTCGGGTGACGTGAAGTACCACCTGGGCGCCGAGGGCAAGTACACCCGCCCCTTCGGTGACGGGCAGGTGTCGGTCACCCTGTGCGCCAACCCCTCCCACCTCGAGGTCGTCGACCCGGTCATGGAGGGCGTGGCCCGCGCCAAGCAGGACATGATCAACCTCGGCGAGGAGGGCTTCACGGTCATGCCGCTGGCCCTGCACGGGGACGCGGCGTTCGCCGGTCAGGGCGTGGTCGCCGAGACGCTCAACCTGTCGCTGCTGCGCGGGTACCGCACCGGCGGCACCGTGCACGTGATCATCAACAACCAGGTCGGCTTCACCACCGCCCCGGAGCACTCGCGTTCCAGCGAGTACTCCACCGACGTGGCGAAGATGATCCAGGCGCCGATCTTCCACGTGAACGGGGACGACCCTGAGGCCGCCACCTGGGTGGCCCGCCTGGCCGTCGAGTACCGGCAGACCTTCGGCCGCGACGTCGTGATCGACATGGTCTGCTACCGCCGACGGGGCCACAACGAGGGCGACGACCCCTCGATGACCAACCCGTTGATGTACCAGATCATCGACGGCAAGCGGTCGGTGAGACGCATCTACACCGAGGCCCTGATCGGTCGCGGTGACCTCTCTCCCGAGGACGCCGAGGAGGCGCTGCGGGATTACCACCAGCAGCTCGAGCGGGTCTTCAACGAGGTCCGCGAGCTGGAGAAGGCGGTGCCGGGTCCGTCCCCGTCCGTCGAGGCCGAGCAGCAGATCCCGCAGAAGGTGGAGACGGCGATCCCGGCGGCCACCCTGGCGCGCATCGCCGACGCCGCGGTCGAGTTCCCGGCGGGCTTCACCGCGCATCCCCGCGTGAAGCAGGTGCTCGAGCGTCGTGTCGAGATGTCCCGCCAGGGCGGCATCGACTGGGCGTTCGGCGAGCTGCTGGCGCTCGGGTCCATCGCCATGGACGGGCGTCTGGTCCGGATGACCGGTCAGGACACCCGACGCGGAACCTTCGTGCAGCGGCACGCGGCCCTCATCGACAAGAACACCGGTGCGGAGTTCCTCCCGCTGCAGCACCTCACGGACGACCAGGGTCGGGTGTTGATCTACGACTCGGCGCTCACCGAGTACGCCGGGCTGGGCTTCGAGTACGGCTACTCCGTGGCCAACCGCGAGGCACTGGTGCTGTGGGAGGCGCAGTTCGGTGACTTCGTCAACGGTGCGCAGTCGATCATCGACGAGTACCTCTCGTCCGGTGAGGCCAAGTGGGGCCAGCAGTCGGGTGTGGTCCTGCTGCTGCCGCACGCCCACGAGGGCCAGGGCCCGGACCACACGTCGGGGCGCATCGAGCGCTTCCTGCAGCTGTGCGCCGAGGGTTCGATGACCGTCGCGGTGCCCTCGACGCCGGCGAACTACTTCCACCTGTTGCGGCGCCACGTGCTCGACGGCGTGCACCGCCCGATGGTGGTGTTCACGCCGAAGTCGATGCTGCGCAACAAGGCGGCCGTGTCGTCGGTGGAGGACTTCACCGACGGTAAGTTCCAGTCGGTCATCAACGACACCACGGTCGACCCGGCCAAGGTGCGGACCGTGCTGATGACGTCCGGCAAGTTGTACTGGGAGCTGGAGAACTACCGACGCACCCGGGAGATCGACGACGTGGCGATCGTCCGGATGGAGCAGATCTACCCGCTGCCCAAGCGGAAGCTGGCTCACGTGCTCGACTCCTTCCCGGACGTCACCGACTTCCGGTGGGTCCAGGAGGAGCCGGCGAACCAGGGATGCTGGACGTTCCTGGCGCTGGCGCTGCCCGAGGTGCTGCCCCGCCTGCAGGGCATCAAGCGGATCTCCCGCCGGCCCATGGCGGCGCCGTCCGCCGGTTCGGCCAAGGTCCACGAGGTCGAGCAGGCCGCGGTCATCGCGGCGGCCTTCGCGCGCTGA